The Nostoc sp. 'Lobaria pulmonaria (5183) cyanobiont' DNA window CTTTTAACCGAAATCGAGGACAACTACCAGATACGATAGAGGAGCCACGCTTATTCAAAGTTGATCCTTCGCAATTGCCGGTTTATGAATTGGCGCTGACATCTGCTTCATTGCCAGGTAAAGAATTACGCGTATTTGCTGATGAAGAGTTAACCCGTGAACTCAGTGTCGTACCGGGAGTCGCTTCCGTTGATGTATCTGGTGGCGCAGAGGAAGAAGTACGAGTGCTTGTTGACTTAAACCGATTGCAAGCTTTGGGTGTCGGGTTAAATGATGTCTTAAATGAATTAACAGCCCGTAACCAAGATACTTCTGGTGGTCGGATTCTGGGGCAAAATTCCGAGCCATTGACTCGGACTGTCGGACGCTTCCAAAATGCCAAGGAAATTGAAAACCTTTCCTTGGAAGTTTCTTCTCCTGCTAGTGCTAATACCACTAATAACAGTAATACCACTACTACTACTACCACTACGCCTGCACCTTCCCGCCGCGTTTATTTGCGAGACTTTGCTGAGGTAATTGACGATACAGAAGAACAGCGAGTATTTGTTTATCTAAATCGTCAGCCTGCGGTGAAATTTTCAGTCCAAAAGCAGCCTGAAGCCAACACAATCACAGTTGTAGATGCTGTTAAGCGCCGAATTGAACAATTACGACAATCAGGTTTAATTCCAGCAGACATGACTTTGAGTCCCACCACAGATGAATCTGTCTTCATCCGCAATTCTTTAAATGATGTCATCTTTTCGGGGATTTCTGGAGCATTGTTAGCAGCAGCAGCAGTGTTGTTATTTTTGGGATCGTTCCGGCAAACATTCATTATCAGTTTGACGATTCCGCTGTGTACTCTGGCGGCGATCGCTTTGATGAGAATATTTGGTTTAACCTTGAATGTTTTTAGTTTGGCAGGTCTGACATTAGGAGTCGGTCAAGCAATTGATACATCGGTTGTGATCTTGGAGAACATTTCCGAAAAAGCAGGTATGACTCCCAATCAGAGAGAGATGGAGGCAGGGGAGCAGGGGAGCAGAGGAGCAGAGGAGAAGGGGAGAAATTCCCAATTCTTTATTAACAGTGCGATCGCAGCTTCCCAAGAAGTAGAATCTGCTTTAGTTGCTGCCACAGGTGCCAACTTAGTTTCTGTAGTGCCATTCCTCTTAATTGGCGGCTTTATTGCACTGCTATTTAATGAACTGATTCTGACAATTAGCTTCGCAGTCGCAGCCTCACTTGTCGTCGCTATTACAATAGTGCCGATGCTGTCTTCTCGACTTTTAGGAATTCGTTGGTCTAGTCGAATCAGCGAATTTTGGTTGCTTAGACAGTTTAATCACCGATTTGAAGATGCTACGCGGGGATACGGTAACTTCTTAACCAAAGTTTTACGCTATCGGCTCCTCGTAGTAACTGCTGCTTTGATAATTTTAGGCGGCAGCAGCTTCTTGATGTTTGGTCAAATTCCCCAAGAAATTTTACCCCGCATCAGTACTGGTCAAGCTAACTTGAGAGCGCAGTTTCCGCCCGGTACACCTTTAGCAACTTCCCAAAAAGTTATGCAAATTGTCGATGACATTTTGCTCAAACAACCAGAAACCGAGTCTGCTTTCACAACTGTGGGTGGTAATTTATTTGGCAGCAGTACTACAGAAAATCCTTTACGTGCCAGTAGTACCATCAATCTGAAACCAGGCACAGATGTCGAAGCTTTCGTCAAAAAAGTCACTCAAGAATTTAACAAACTAAACTTAGCAGGAATTTTGCTGCGCCTCAATCCTGGTCAAGTGCGGGGTTTAATCTTGAGTAATTCTCCAGTGCAAGGGTCAGAAGTTGACGTGGTTTTGCAAGGTGAGAACGAAGAAAACTTAACGCAAGCAGGCGCTCAAGTACTGCAAGCATTACAAGAAAGGGCAAAATTAGCGACATTCCGACCAGATGCTGACCCCCGACAACCCGAAATCCAAATTCGCCCCGACTGGGAACGAGTTTCAGCTTTAGGATTGAGTGCCGGGCAAATTG harbors:
- a CDS encoding efflux RND transporter permease subunit, which translates into the protein MQQANNNGNGGFSLSAIAIRQHIGTLMLTVAVIVIGVFFLTTIQVDLLPSITYPRIGVRLEAPGISPEVAVDEITRPLEEALSATENVVQVFSRTREGQVSLDLYFQPGGDIDQALNDATAAFNRNRGQLPDTIEEPRLFKVDPSQLPVYELALTSASLPGKELRVFADEELTRELSVVPGVASVDVSGGAEEEVRVLVDLNRLQALGVGLNDVLNELTARNQDTSGGRILGQNSEPLTRTVGRFQNAKEIENLSLEVSSPASANTTNNSNTTTTTTTTPAPSRRVYLRDFAEVIDDTEEQRVFVYLNRQPAVKFSVQKQPEANTITVVDAVKRRIEQLRQSGLIPADMTLSPTTDESVFIRNSLNDVIFSGISGALLAAAAVLLFLGSFRQTFIISLTIPLCTLAAIALMRIFGLTLNVFSLAGLTLGVGQAIDTSVVILENISEKAGMTPNQREMEAGEQGSRGAEEKGRNSQFFINSAIAASQEVESALVAATGANLVSVVPFLLIGGFIALLFNELILTISFAVAASLVVAITIVPMLSSRLLGIRWSSRISEFWLLRQFNHRFEDATRGYGNFLTKVLRYRLLVVTAALIILGGSSFLMFGQIPQEILPRISTGQANLRAQFPPGTPLATSQKVMQIVDDILLKQPETESAFTTVGGNLFGSSTTENPLRASSTINLKPGTDVEAFVKKVTQEFNKLNLAGILLRLNPGQVRGLILSNSPVQGSEVDVVLQGENEENLTQAGAQVLQALQERAKLATFRPDADPRQPEIQIRPDWERVSALGLSAGQIGATVQTAIEGSVPTQIQRGNRLVDVRVQLNKEAIQRPSQLQQLPLFTENNQLIRLFDVAKIQEGQAPGEVQRINQRQAFIVAGNLSEGASLGEAIAEVNEVLKDVDLPDGVSIVPSSAEETNQQLQDALKTLGALATFLIFVVMAVQYNSLIDPLVIMFTVPLALAGGIFGLYITQTAIGATVIVGVVLLVGIVVNAGILMVELANQIREEVGCTRQIAIVKAAPQRLRPIIMTTVTTILGLFPLALGIGEGSEFLQPLGIVVFFGMAIATMLTLFIIPCFYILLHDLLGGNWAKPVLTRLRGVRKKLIS